Genomic segment of Macellibacteroides fermentans:
ATAGGTGCATTACACAAGGATGAAGAAATAGAAGAATATAAATAGGTTACATTATAATAGATAAAGATTATGAACAGGACAGAAGACTTTGGGTATATCACCCCGGTTTATACAGGAGCTGTAAAAAGATATTGTCAGACATTGGATCTGAAAAATGATCCGGAACTGATTAAAACATACAGACATTGGCACAGTAAAGAGCATATCTGGCCGGAAATACCCAAAGGCATCCGCGAGGTGGGCATACTCAATATGGAGATCTATTTATTGGGAAACCGTCTGTTTATGATTGTGGAAACTCCGGCCGACTTTGACTGGGACAGTGCTTTCGGCAGATTGGCGACACTGGAGAGGCAAGCCGAATGGGAAGCCTTTGTAGACAAATTCCAACAAAGTGAAGCGGGTGCTGCCTCGGATGAGAAGTGGCAACGCATGGAACAGATTTTTCAATTGCCCTGAGTTTAGAAATAACCTGAAGCATTGCCTTTTTAATAAAATTACATTCGCATGAAGAAAAGACAAATACCTCATACCTTTACAATTGTTTTTTATATTATTATTTTCTGTGCTCTTCTCACCTGGTTCGTGCCGGGAGGTAAATATGTGGAACAGATTGCCCCAAACGGCGATAAGACCATGGTTTATCAGCAAGTGGAAAGTATCCCACAGACCTGGCAGGTTTTATCGGCATTCTTTGAGGGTTTTGTCGATAAGGCAGATATCATCATATTTATCCTTATAATAGGTGGCGCCTTCTGGATTGTTAACGATAGCAAAGCGTTCGATATTGGTACCGTCGGCTTTTTGCGGAAAGCCCGGCGACTGGAAAACAACCGGATGTTACGCAGGATTGGCGTCGACAATTTTATAATTACCTCCATCATGCTTCTTTTCAGCGTATTCGGTGCAGTGTTTGGCATGAGTGAGGAAACCATCGCCTTTACCATTATACTTGTCCCCATGGCCATCTCCATGGGATACGACTCCATTACCGGAGTTAGCATGGTGTTTGTTGCGGCAGCTTTGGGTTTTGCCGGAGCCATCCTCAATCCGTTTACCATTGGTATTGCACAGGGATTGGCGGGTATTCCGCTGTTTTCGGGCATCGAATACCGTATCTTTTGCTGGATAATTATCAACATAGCCGGTTTTACCTGGATATTACGCTATGCAAACAGGGTAAAGAAGAACCCTCAATTGTCTCTCGTTTACGAAGAAGATCAATATTGGCGCGACCTGCATGAAAACGGTAGTCCGGAGTTCACGTATCACACACCCCGTATTGCGTGGATCAGCTTTGGCGTTACGTCGGTCATACTGATTCTTTTTTCCATAGCCTACCCCACCTCTTCACTGCAGATCGGGAATGCAGTCATCAACGGGCTGCCGGCCATTCCGGTGCTTACGGGATTGTTTATAGTCAGCTCCGTTTTTGCCTTACGCAAAACGGTTCACCTGTATATACTGAATCTGCTTTTCTTTACCATATTCTTTTTAATTACGGGAGTGATGGGATATGGCTGGTATATCATGGAGATTGCTACACTTTTCTTAGCCATGGGATTGGCGGCCGGTATCGCCAACAACAAAGGTCCGAATGAATTGGTGCAGCTATTTCTGGCTGGATGCAAAGATATCATGAGTGCGGCACTGGTGGTGGGAATGGCCGGAGGTATCATCGTTATCCTTCAGAAAGGGATGATTATAGACACCATACTTCATTCGCTTGCCGAAAAGATGAGCGGCATGGGACAGATTGCCACCGTCGAGATGATGTATGTAATTCAAAACCTGATCAATCTGGTGATCCCTTCGGGTAGTGCCAAAGCGGCTCTTACCATACCTATCATGGCGCCGTTCTCGGACTTGATCGGGTTATCCAAACAAGCCACGGTCATGGCCTTTCAGTTTGGGGATGGATTTACAAATATGATTACACCAACGTCGGGGGTTTTAATGGCCGTATTGGGTGTGAGCCGTATTCCTTACGATAAATGGGTGCGCTGGTCTTGGAAGTTCATTTTATTCCTGATATTGCTCGGAGCCATTTTACTGTTACCTACAGTTCTGATTCCGATGAATGGCTTCTGAGGAATGCACAAAATCGGAATACGTTGCAGGTCCGCAAATGAATTTGTACATTTGCCGGAACAATTCAACGGTTCCGTTCTATGCAAACAGATAAGACAAACAATCTTCAGGCTCCTGCTGCTGCATCTTCGTTTACGGAGATTTTCAATCAGTATCAGGAGCGCTTTATTCTTTTTGCAAATTCGTATGTAAGGAACCAGGCGGTTGCCGAAGATATCTGCATGGAAGCTATGCTGATCTATTGGGAAAAACGGGATTCGCTTCAACCCGGAACAAACATTCCGGCTTACATTCTTACTATTGTTAAAAACAGAGCCCTGAACCATCTTCAGCACATGCATGTACGTCTGGAAGTGGAAGACCGGATCATGGATCATGCTTCCAGAGAGCTGAATCTGCGTATTTCAACGTTGGAGGCCTGTAATCCCAGCGATCTGTTTTCTACTGAGATTCAGGAAATCATTCATGACACGATCCGGACTTTCCCTCATCAGACTCAAAAGGTGTTTATGATGAGCCGGTTTGAGAATCTTACCAACAGGGAAATAGCCGAAAAACTGGGATTAAGCATAAAAAGCGTAGAATTCCATATAACCAAAGGTTTGAAAGTGCTGCGCACCAACCTGAAGGACTATTTACCATCCTGGGTTTTACTTGTCATCTAAAAAAAATTTAAATTCTCATTAGGGTATTTAACGTCTGTCTTGTTATTATAGCAGAGACCAGACATATTGTTGTCTTCAATCATGAATAAAAGAAATGGATAAAGAGACCTTACATCGGTATTTTGAAGGGAAAAGCACGTTGGAAGAGGAAATACAGGTTGTGAACTGGGTGGAAGCATCCGAAAGCAACCGGAAAGATTACCTCCGGGAAAGAATGCTTTGGGACGCGGTAACTCTGACTGCCAACTCGAAGGATTTGGGAGTTCCTGTGCAAAAACGTGCTGACCGGACCAGTCTTTGGCGCGCAATAGCTGTGGCGGCATCGATTGCCTTGCTTTTGGGTATATCGTGGACAATCTGGGATCGCTCTGCAAATCTTGTTTCTCAGCAAAATCAGACAATCATCGTACCTGCCGGTCAGCGGGTACAGCTTCTTCTGGCTGACGGGACGAAGGTATGGCTTAATTCGAAAACCACCTTCACCTACCCTGCTGCATTCAGCAGTAAAAACAGGGAAGTCACACTTAACGGTGAAGCTTACTTTGAAGTAAAAAAAGATACGGAACACCCCTTTATAGTTAAAACAAACCTATACGATGTAAAGGTATTGGGTACCACCTTTAATGTGTATGCTTACGAAAATGCCGATTATTTTAAAACATCACTTATAAATGGTTCTGTAGAAGTTCTGTCCGACCACTATAAAATAAACTTAAAGCCAGGCGAAGTGGCAACCGGAACCAGCGGCTCCCTGAAAAAAGGGACGATCTCCAATCTGGATGAATTCAGATGGAAAGATGGTCTCCTATGCTTTGACGACGAGCCATTAGGAACACTTATGGAGAAATTCTCGATCTATTACGACATCCACATCGAAGTGGCCGATCCGGGATTACTGTCGTACCGGTGCACCGGTAAATTCAGGCATAACGACGGAATCGAACACGCTTTAAAGGTAATACAGAAAGATCTGAACTTTACTTTTACCCGCAACGACGAATCAAATACAATTACATTGAAATAACAGAGTGTTAACTATTTTAATTTAATATCATGCAGAACATCGATACATAAAACATCAAAAAAAAGAAATGCCGGAAAGTAGTGGTGTACCTCCCGGCATATGTCAACACGAGACAATCCAATTTATTCTCAGTATTAACAATAAATCCATTACAAAGTTATGATAAATATTCTTTGTCGAAATCCCTATGGCTTAAAAAAACATAAATTAACCCATCTGGTGCGGATTATGAAACTATCGATATTCCTATTATTCGTCTTTGTTTGCTCGGGATTGGCCGAAAACGCCCATTCTCAGAATGCAAAAGTTACGCTAAACAAACAAAATGTGATGGTTAGCGAGATCTTAAATGAGATAGAGAATCAGACAGAATACCTGTTTCTCTACAACAAAAAAAATGTAAATGTGGAGAGAAAGACCTCTCTTAATGTTACAAACGAGTCTGTTGCAGGAATTCTTAACAGGATTTTCTCCAACACAAACGTCAGTTATGCAATGGAGGGTAAACACATTGTGCTGTCAAAGCATGATGCACCGGTATCTGTTGCCAGTCAGGAACCGGGACGTACCATTACAGGGTTGATCCGCGACGAAAACGGAGAGCCTGTAATCGGGGCCAATGTGATGGTTGCCGGTACTTCCATCGGTACCATTACGGATATAGACGGTAACTTCTCTTTGCAGGGAGTGCCGGACAAGTCAATTATCCGCGTATCCTATATCGGATATTTAACCCAGGATGTGGTATTAAAGAAAGAAAACTCGTTGCAGATCGTACTTCGCGAAGATACCAAGAAACTGGACGAGGTAGTGGTTATTGCCTACGGTACAGCCCAGCGTAAAAGTATTGTGGGTGCGGTGGACCAGATTGCATCGGGTGTGATTGAAGATCGTCCCGTTGGAAACCTTACCCAGGCATTGCAGGGAGCTTCTGCCAACCTGGTAATTCAGCAGAAGAGCTTCAACCCCAACGATAACAGCGTTAACATCAACATCCGCGGTATCAGCACCATGAATAACAATGATCCGCTGGTAGTGATTGATGGTTTGGTTGTTGAACAATCAAGCATGAATAACCTGAACCCGTCCGATATCGAAAATATATCTGTATTGAAAGATGCCGGTAGTGCGGCTATCTACGGTTCGCGGTCGGCCAACGGTGTTATTTTGATTACCACGAAGAAAGGTAGAAAAGACGAGCGTCCCGTAATCAAATTTACAGGAATGGTTGGAACACAGAATCCTCACATTCTTTTCAAACCGGTTAAAGGATACGAAAATGCCATCTTACGCAACCAGGCTTTGGTAAACGGAGGCTCTGCTCCCATCTATTCACCGGCTCAGATTCAGGGTTATCAACAAAATGGCGACTCAGAATGGTTCCTGAATGAGATTATGAAGAATGCCTTACAGCAGAATTATAATTTAAATATCTCGGGTGGATCGAAAAACTCTACCTACATGATCTCCGGAGGATATTATGACCAGGAAAGTAACTTTGTAGGATCCGAGTATGGTGTGAAACGCTATAATTTCCGTACAAACATGTCTACCGAGTATCAGAGACTTAAGTTAAGTACCTCCATGGCTTACGTGCGTACAGACGGTACAGATCATACCACTTCTTCCGGTACGCTGATTGTGGATGCCTCACGTATTCCGGTATACAATACCTATTCAATGAAAGATGCCAACGGTCGGTATCTGGTAAACGACGTATTATCGGAATTCAACCCGTTGGGTATTCTGGAAGCTGGCGGTAAGACCTGGAAAGATGAAGACAACTTTACCGGATCTGTGAATGCCGACCTTGATATTATCGATGGTTTAAAGCTAAGGGGTGTATTTGGTGGAGATCTTCGTTCTAACCACCGTCTCATCATGCGTAAGAAAGTTCCTTTTTATGCAAGCGAAACAGCTACAGTTCCAAGTGGTTATGCAAACTCGAACCGTGAAACGGAAGATTACAATGAAAAGGTTCTTTTCCTGAATTCGCAGCTTATGCTTGACTTCAACCGCACCTTTGCCAAAATGCATCAGATTACCGGTTTGTTGGGAGTATCCAACGAGTCGTACACCTTCAAGGCAAATGAGCTGAAAAAGAAGTATACAGATCCTGATTTAGGTATTCCGGTTTCGGAAACCGAAATAATTACTTCCAGTTACAACACGCCTAACAGAACTACCCAACGCAGCCTTTACTCTGTGTTCGGTCGCGCCGGATATTCCTACAATGGAAAGTATTACGGAGAATTCAGTTTCCGTTACGACGGTTCTTCCAAGTTTGCAGAAAACAACCGCTGGGGATTCTTCCCTTCTGTTTCGGGAGGATGGCGTGTGTCTGAAGAGGCGTTCATGACAAATTACCGCGAACGTTTCGGCGAATTGAAGTTGCGCGGATCGTACGGTATCCTGGGTAACCAGAATGTGGACGATTATCAATATCAGACTACGTACAACATTACAAACAATGCATACGGGTTTAATAATGTTTCGGTTGCCGGTACAGGCTTTACCTTTGCCAATAAAGAGTTGAAATGGGAGCTTTCCAAAACATTCAACGTGGGTGTGGATGCAACCTTCTTCAATAATTCGGTATATGCTTCGTTCGACTATTTCAACAAGCGTACTTCAGACATCTTAATCACTCCGGAGGTTCCCACCGTATACGGAGGTGCCGTTCCTAAGTACAATGCAGGTGAAATGCAGAATCAGGGTTGGGAAATCACCCTCAGCTATCGTTTCAACAAAGGCGATTTCCGTCACAACGTAGGCTTGAATCTGGCTGATTCATGGAATGAGGTTTTGGCATTCGACGGGAATGAGCAGATCAGCAGCTCGGATCAGATGCAGCGCATCATCCGTGTAGGGTTACCGTTTAACTCCTATTACGGTTACAAAACCGACGGATACTTCCAGAATATAGATGAGGTTAAGAACGGAGCCATCCCTGTGGGTGCTACGGTTCAACCGGGAGACGTTCGCTATGTAGACCGCGACAATAACGGTGTTATTGATGACAAGGATCGTTTTGTATTAGGAAATGCATTCCCTCGTTATACATTTGGTATCACCTATGATATGAGTTGGAAAAACTTCGATTTCAATCTTTTGCTGCAGGGCGTAGGTAAACGTTCCATGTTCCTCCGCGGCGAATTGGTTGAACCGTTCCACTCCAATTATTCCTATACGATGTTTACACATCAGCTCGATTACTGGACTCCGGTTAATCCCGATGCCCGTTGGCCGCGTCTGGCCGCTCCCGGCACAGCTTCCAACACGAACAATTATGGAAAATCGTCGGATTTATACCTGTTCAACGCGTCTTATCTGCGTTTGAAAAACATCCAGATCGGTTATACGCTACCGAAGACTATTTCGATGAAAGCCGGCATGCAGAAGTTACGTGGTTATGTAACCGCCCAGAACCTGCTTACTCTTGCCAAGAACGGATTTATCGATCCGGAGTCTACAGAGTTTGGATCAAACATGGGTAATAACGGGGCAAACAGCGGACGTAACTATCCTACACCTATCTATGTAGGTTTTGGCTTAGATATAGAGTTTTAACCTTTACGTTTAAAAAGATACAGATATGAAACTGAATTTCTTAAAATATAGCGTGGTTGCAATGGCATGTCTGGCTACCTTATCGGGTTGTCAGGATCTGGATCTGGCTCCCACCGATAAATTTACAGAGGCTAATTACTGGACTTCACCCGAAAAAGCATCCATGGTACTAAATACCGCTTATAGTCAGCTTAGCAGCAGCGGACGGTATTTCAGTAACGAGACCTTATCGGACAATATGTACGAAGGCCGAGGCAACAGCAGTGAAAAGATGATCTCTTCCGGTCAGGCCGATGCTTCCAACTCAAGATTTTCCGACGAATGGAAGAATTCGTATGCAGGTATTAAAACCTGTAACGTATTTCTTGAAAATGTGGATAAAGTGCCCAACATGAATGAAACCCTGCGTAACCGCATGAAAGCGGAGGCTCGTTTCATCCGCGCATGGCTTTATCTGCAGCTTACCACCTGGTATGGAGATGTTCCTTTGTTTGATAAAGACATCTCCTTGTCGGAGTCTAAAACCATCGCCCGTAGTCCGAAGGCAGACGTACTGGCATTTATCTACAGCGAACTGGACGAGGTAACCGAAATTCTTCCAGTAAATACAGCTTATGCCGAAGCCGACCGTGGACGAATCACCAAAGGGGCAGCCATCGCTCTTAAGGCCAGAGCTTATTTATATCAGAACGATTGGGCAAACGTAGCCGCAACATGCGAAAAATTAATTGGTAATACGGCCAATGGAACTTACGCACTGTTCCCCTCCTACGCTGGTATCTTTAAGCCGGAGAATGAATACAACAGCGAAGTGATACTGGACTATCAGTATGTTCCTTCTCTGCGAGTTTGGGAGGAAATGTACGACATGGCGCCTCTGTCTGCCGGAGCCCGTATCAACGCCAAAGCTCCCACGCAGGAGTTGGTGGATGACTATCTTATGCTGAATGGTAAAGCGATACATGAATCGGGATCAAACTACGATGAAAACAATCCCTACAAGAACCGCGACCCACGTCTGGATGCAACCATCGTTTACCACGGTGCCAAGTGGACCAGACCGGACGGAACTGTTCAGACCATCTATATCAAACCGGGTTCTACCCCCAGCGACAATACCTATGGTAAAGTGGACGAATATATCGGTGCAGGATCGAACTCAACCTCAACCGGCTATTACTTGAAAAAGAACTACGATCCTACGTCGGAGATCGGTATGAAATCGGGTTTGAATCTCATCTTGATCCGTTATGCGGATGTACTGTTAATGTATGCCGAAGCAATGAATGAGCTTGGAAAGATGGATGAAGCTGTTTGGAATAAAACCATCCGTCCGCTTCGTCTTCGCGCCGGATTTACCGACGCTCCTGCCTTGAATTATCCAACGGAAGGAAACATACAAACCATTATCCGCCGCGAACGCAGAGTGGAACTGGCATTGGAAGGGTTGCGTATCTTTGATATCCGCCGTTGGAAGACTGCAGAAACGGTATTGAATACCTATCCTCATGGGGCACGTTTCGGCGAGGCAAGCATTGACAACGGCTATATCCGGTTGGAAAAACGTTCATTCAATCCGGAACGCGATTACTTATGGGCTGTTCCATTGTCTCAAAAGGACTTGAATCCTAACTTAGGACAAAATCCGGGTTATTGATTCGTATCGTGATACGTAAATGAAATAGTATTTGTATGAAATTGCATAAATCAAAAGCAGTTAATTTTCAAAAAGACAAAATTATGAAAACATTAGTAGTTAAATCGACCATATTTCTCTCTTTTCTTTTTGCATTGATGTCTTGTGTAAACGACGACACATTGGAACATCTAAAGGTGACAACCGTAAAAACGCTGTATGCTCCGGACAATAACAAGGCTGTTAAACTGGAAAGCTCTGCGTCTGCCAATATTTTGTTCGAATGGGAACAGGCCAAAGCAGAAGACGGTGGTCTGGTGATGTACGAAGTAGCATTCGACGTAGAGGGCGGCGACTTCTCTAAACCTATCTACAAACTTACATCAGACAACAATGGTACTTACAATTATGCCACTGTTACTCACAAAACATTGAATAAGATCGGTGCGCTGGCAGGATTGAACTCTTCGGAAACAGGTAATATCATCTGGACCGTATTTTCGTCCAAAGGGGTGAATGAGGTAAAAGCCGAAGAGGTAAGAACCATGACTATTACACGTCTGGCTGGTTTTGCAGAGGTTCCTACCGATGTATATGTTACCGGTGAAGGTTCTGAAGGCGGTGCTGATTTGTCGAAAGCCATTAAATTCAAGGCTGTTGCCAACGGAGAATTCGAAATTTACACCAAGCTTACTGCCGGAAAGAAATATCATTTTGCCGATGGTACCAATGCAGCTGCCAAGACCTATTTCGCTGATGGCGAGGTATTAAAAGAAAACGGAGAGAGCACAGTGGCTAAAACGGGTGTGTACCGTATCAATCTGGACTTCACTACCGGTGCGGTTGTTTATACCGAAATCAGCAAGATGGAAATCTTCTTCGCTCCTACAAACTCATACCTGTTTGAACTGCCTTATGTTGGTCAGGGTGTTTGGAAAGCAGCGAGTCAGCCTATTACATTCAAGCAAGAAGGATGGGGACGCGACGAACGTTATAAATTCCGTATGACTGTAAAAGAAGGTACTGAATTTGAATGGTTCGGAAGTGTTAACGGAGATAATTCTCGTCCTAACAACTCAACGCCCGAATCATTCTGGTACATGGTACCGGTTTCGGGTGATCAATGGAATAATTGCTTCAAGTTTGCCGGCGAAATTGACAACAGCCTGAGTGATGTCAGCGTTGTTTTCCAGGCAGACAACAGTTATACTCACATCATTAAAAAAGTAGGTGATCAATAACAGTAAACAAGCCGCCCGGAAAAACCATTCCGGGCGGACTTATCATCCTAAAAAGTATATACACATGAAAAATATTCTATTCTATTCATTATCCATCTTTTTGCTTTCCTCTTGTGGAAAAATAAATGATATACCCTTGAACGATCCAAACGATGTGGCTGTAAACTGGACTGCAGCAGCAGACAGCAGCAGTCAGTCTCTGGCCAATGGCTTCTGGAATTCGGGTGGTTCTTACTTCAACTACAATAACAGCGGCAATACAGACTTTCATTACTGGCCGCAGGCTCACGGACTCGATGTGCTGGTAGATGCTTATTCGCGCACGGGGAACGCTGTTTATAAGAACGAGATAGACCAATGGTTTACAGGTGTCAAAATTAAAAACGGCAATACCTTTTATAACAATTTCTACGATGATATGGAGTGGAACGCACTTGCCATGTTACGTGCTTACAATGCCACAAAAGATGAAAAATTCAAAACCGCTGCTTTAGATGTCTGGAGCAATATCCAGACCGGATGGAATTCTACCATGAATGGAGGAATCGCCTGGAAAAAAGATCAGCTTTATTACAAGAATACCCCCGCCAATGCTCCCGCCTGTATTTTAGCCGCCCGTTTATATAAACAGTTTAACGGTGCAAGCGACCTGGAATGGTCGAAGAAAATTTACGCATGGATGAAAGAACATTTATTTGAAGCTGGTACCGGATTTGTGTACGATGGTATAAACCGTGAAAACAACGGTGCAAAAGACAACTGGAAGTTTACCTACAACCAGGGAACATTCTTAGGTGCAGCCCTCGAATTATACAACATCACTGGCGAAAAGGTCTATTTGAATGATGCCATCAAGGCAGCCGACTATGCCCTTAACAGCAATGTAAACAGCAACGACCGTATTTTACAAAGTGAAGGCTCCGGAGACGGTGGTCTGTTTAAAGGAATCTTTGTCAGGTATTTTACACAGCTCATTCTTTGTCCCGGACTGGAAGACGGAACGCGTAACCGGTATGTACGATTTATGGAGCACAATGCAAAAACATTGTGGAATGAAGGTACGAACAAAACCGGTGTGTTGTTTGGTCCGTATTGGAAAACAAAACCCAATGCACAAACCGGACTTACAGAGCAACTAAGTGGCTGTATGCTGATGGAATCAATGGCACTTTTAAAAGAAAAATCAGTAATTAAATAGTTGTGTTAAATCTTTAGAACAGAGTGATTATGAAAGTTAAAGTACTTAGTCTTGCATTTCTTTGCCTACCCTTTTTGATAGGAGGTTGTGCTACACGGAAGACATCCGACAAAACCAGCGATCTTTCCGTAGCCGATTCGTTGCTTACCAACATCCTATCTCTTTACAATGTAGAAAAACACGGATTATTGTCGGAAACCTACCCCGTAAATCCAGACAACCAGGTTACTTATCTGGCCGAAGGAAGCGAACAAAAGAAAGGTCAGGAAGTCTCTTTTCTATGGCCCTATTCGGGTATGCTGTCAGGATGCGTTTCTCTTTATAAGACAACGGGAAATCAGAAGTATAAGGAAATACTTGAAAAACAGATTCTACCCGGACTGGAACAATATTGGGATAACATCCGCGAACCGTTCTGCTACCAGTCGTACCCCATGTTCAATGGTAAAAGCGACCGTTTTTACGACGATAACGATTGGATCGCCATTGATTTCTGCGATTACTACGAACTGACAAAAGAACCCGCCTATCTTGAAAAGGCAGAGGCCCTGCACAAGTATATCTACAGCGGATGGTCGGACGAACTGGGTGGAGGTATTTTCTGGTGTGAGCAACAGCGTGTTTCAAAAAACACCTGCTCCAACGCTCCGGCTACAGTGCTTTGCATGAAACTTTACAAACTCACGAATAAAGCCGAATACCTGGATTGGGCTAAAAAAACCTATGCGTGGACCAAGCAACATCTGTGCGATACAACCGATTATGTATATTGGGATAACATCGCTCTGGACGGCAAAGTGGCTACTCAGAAGTATACCTATAACAGCGGACAAATGATTCAGGCCGGTGTTCTTTTATACAAAGAAACCGGAGATGAAACTTATTTGCAGGATGCGCAACGTACGGCAAAGGGATCTTTCGAACATTTTACATCCAGACACCGGCTTTCGGATGGAAAAGAGGTCCTTTTCTACACAAGTTCACCGTGGTTTAACGTAATCATGTTCCGCGGACTTAAAGCTTTGTACGAAGTAGACGGTAACGCGCTTTATGTAAACACCATGGCAGAAAATGCCCGTTATGCGTGGGCAAATACCCGCGACGAGAACGGATTACTCGGTCACGACTGGTCCGGACAAAAAACTAAAAAATACAAATGGTTGCTGGATAACGCTTGTATGCTCGAACTATTCTCGGAAATGAGCGAACTTCCATCTGTAAAATTATAACTTTGCAGAGAATAACCATATTTTTCAATTCTAATAATAAGATAAGATGACTTCCAGAAGAAATTTCATCAAAGCCGGTGCTTTTTCGGTAGCCGGTTTGTTAGTAGGCCAACATTCCTTTGCTGTACCCGGTATGCCGGAAACAACACCTTATGTTTGCAAACGTCCGCTTCCGGGTGCCCGTAATTTTACATCCAAAGCAGTCGAAGAGGCCATTGCCGCCACAAAAAAGCAGATTAAAGATCCGAAATTGGCATGGATGTTTGAAAACTGTTTCCCTAACACGTTAGATACAACCTGCGAACATAAAATGGTAAACGGCAAA
This window contains:
- a CDS encoding glycoside hydrolase family 76 protein, coding for MKNILFYSLSIFLLSSCGKINDIPLNDPNDVAVNWTAAADSSSQSLANGFWNSGGSYFNYNNSGNTDFHYWPQAHGLDVLVDAYSRTGNAVYKNEIDQWFTGVKIKNGNTFYNNFYDDMEWNALAMLRAYNATKDEKFKTAALDVWSNIQTGWNSTMNGGIAWKKDQLYYKNTPANAPACILAARLYKQFNGASDLEWSKKIYAWMKEHLFEAGTGFVYDGINRENNGAKDNWKFTYNQGTFLGAALELYNITGEKVYLNDAIKAADYALNSNVNSNDRILQSEGSGDGGLFKGIFVRYFTQLILCPGLEDGTRNRYVRFMEHNAKTLWNEGTNKTGVLFGPYWKTKPNAQTGLTEQLSGCMLMESMALLKEKSVIK
- a CDS encoding glycoside hydrolase family 76 protein; the protein is MKVKVLSLAFLCLPFLIGGCATRKTSDKTSDLSVADSLLTNILSLYNVEKHGLLSETYPVNPDNQVTYLAEGSEQKKGQEVSFLWPYSGMLSGCVSLYKTTGNQKYKEILEKQILPGLEQYWDNIREPFCYQSYPMFNGKSDRFYDDNDWIAIDFCDYYELTKEPAYLEKAEALHKYIYSGWSDELGGGIFWCEQQRVSKNTCSNAPATVLCMKLYKLTNKAEYLDWAKKTYAWTKQHLCDTTDYVYWDNIALDGKVATQKYTYNSGQMIQAGVLLYKETGDETYLQDAQRTAKGSFEHFTSRHRLSDGKEVLFYTSSPWFNVIMFRGLKALYEVDGNALYVNTMAENARYAWANTRDENGLLGHDWSGQKTKKYKWLLDNACMLELFSEMSELPSVKL
- a CDS encoding SusE domain-containing protein, whose protein sequence is MKTLVVKSTIFLSFLFALMSCVNDDTLEHLKVTTVKTLYAPDNNKAVKLESSASANILFEWEQAKAEDGGLVMYEVAFDVEGGDFSKPIYKLTSDNNGTYNYATVTHKTLNKIGALAGLNSSETGNIIWTVFSSKGVNEVKAEEVRTMTITRLAGFAEVPTDVYVTGEGSEGGADLSKAIKFKAVANGEFEIYTKLTAGKKYHFADGTNAAAKTYFADGEVLKENGESTVAKTGVYRINLDFTTGAVVYTEISKMEIFFAPTNSYLFELPYVGQGVWKAASQPITFKQEGWGRDERYKFRMTVKEGTEFEWFGSVNGDNSRPNNSTPESFWYMVPVSGDQWNNCFKFAGEIDNSLSDVSVVFQADNSYTHIIKKVGDQ